From Drosophila suzukii chromosome 2R, CBGP_Dsuzu_IsoJpt1.0, whole genome shotgun sequence, a single genomic window includes:
- the LOC108008270 gene encoding CD109 antigen-like translates to MLWLFLWTFIFQYILVTNAGGIYSVSAPDTIRSYMNYNVAVTLHSAVGRCRIRVTLDGPSFTRAEEVYLEPMSTNTLSFGIPKISNGDYHLTAEGFSGIIFKETSKLSFSEDKPSIYIQTDKATYKPGDLVQFRVLFLDRHTLPARIDKPISIRIHDGQKNQIKEWKEVTPTRGVFSGELLLSSRPVLGNWTIAVAIEGESQETKVIAVDKYVLPKFEVRVETPPNVVATDGKITATIQAKYTFGKPVKGKATISIEGGRTEKTVDIDGTVNVELPYEATLKSPLKVLATVTEGLTDLKHNGSAYVTLHQNRYIMASVDWPQNYKAGKEHSFLVAITNVDGSPVTNSRSSVKFNFICGQNGRTKQVPLKDSLALGTVMFPDNTCKRCEVTASFEGSANITQSIFKLQSTLRIEVNAREHDIKKPVEFDVVSTEVLPYFMFTIVARGNIILSKYVQVPTGVKSQRISFTPNFDMVPQATLFVSYVVNGEMRSDEETIVFQKDFANSIEVAAPATAEPGDVVSLSVKTDPHSFVGLLGVDQSVQLLRSGNDLNHEHILDNLSSFSSNELMTLTNANINTDESLGVGKIGSMDTCSPTVLSVEKPDHSPKAGKLSPLSKSTSPIDAHPPIRQKFPETWLFENIVDVGENGAVLRKKIPDTITSWVITGFSLNLNSGFAMTKNPSAVRVFRPFFISTNLPYSVKWGEILAIPVVVFNYLDRQVEASVWMDNSDQEYDFSEVISEKVARNLQQGRRYKRITIPAQSGGSISFMIRTKKVGLTSLKITAQCPWAQDSIHERLRVEADGVTKYVNKAILVKVTDRNRRSLGEPEKYITVERPPNAVPGSEHSVISVGGDMQASTLTNIEDLVRLPHGCGEQNMIDFVPNILVLRYLEGTNRRDPAIEQKAKGFLATGYQTELTYKHSDGSYSTWGPTRYYSRSSTWLTAYVIRSFLMAKRYTHIDPSVLRDGLSFLASKQNGNGRFLLNGVYYSAMKNSLAFSSYVLLTFLENEEYLREYQRVVEKGIRYVASHVDDCNDQFSLAVAALALAQAKSPKADQVLSRLDGMARRKDDLKWWSSNPDTIANSDVELTSYVLLAMLENDFIEEPMPVVKWLNGQRNSHGGFGSTQDTVVGLQALTEFAVEVYQQPGDMDIDYSLTKDGERNSIKVTPGQWTQMVYHELPRKTNKVYVSGHGSGVSLVQLSYRYNVASEEEKPSFEVTTAVKDAPKNRLKLEFCAEYTPIEAADRGKRSNMALMEIQLPSGFALTAEDLDKIRSFAGVKLVEAKKEDSMVVIYFDSLSKGHPKCVTVTAARAHAVAMQRPSYVLVYDYYVKERRASQFYQVGSSLCDICDDCDTQCSGTR, encoded by the exons ATGTTGTGGTTATTTCTGTGgacatttatttttcaatatatatTAGTAACAAATGCAGGCGG AATATATTCTGTTTCGGCGCCTGACACCATACGGTCATATATGAACTATAATGTGGCCGTTACCCTGCACAGTGCAGTTGGACGTTGCAGAATCAGGGTGACCCTTGATGGACCCTCGTTTACAAGGGCCGAGGAGGTCTATCTTGAGCCCATGTCCACGAATACGCTCTCTTTCGGTATCCCGAAAATCTCCAATGGAGATTACCACCTCACGGCCGAGGGTTTTTCGGGTATTATATTCAAGGAGACCTCCAAACTTTCCTTCTCAGAGGACAAGCCCTCTATCTACATTCAAACGGACAAGGCCACTTACAAGCCCGGCGACCTCGTGCAGTTCAGAGTTCTCTTTCTGGACAGGCACACTCTCCCAGCCAGGATAGACAAGCCCATATCTATCCGAATACACGATGGACAGAAGAACCAGATTAAAGAGTGGAAAGAAGTAACGCCCACCAGGGGAGTGTTTTCGGGAGAACTCCTCCTATCCAGTCGTCCGGTTCTGGGAAATTGGACCATTGCAGTCGCAATTGAAGGGGAGAGCCAGGAGACCAAGGTCATAGCGGTGGACAAGTACGTTTTGCCCAAGTTCGAGGTCCGGGTTGAAACGCCTCCGAATGTGGTGGCCACCGATGGCAAGATCACGGCCACCATTCAAGCCAAGTACACCTTTGGAAAGCCCGTCAAGGGAAAGGCCACCATCTCAATTGAGGGTGGTAGGACGGAGAAGACCGTGGACATCGATGGGACTGTCAATGTGGAGCTTCCCTACGAGGCCACCCTAAAATCACCCCTGAAAGTTCTAGCCACCGTTACTGAGGGGCTGACGGACCTCAAGCACAATGGCTCTGCCTATGTGACCCTTCATCAGAATCGTTATATCATGGCATCCGTCGATTGGCCCCAGAACTACAAGGCAGGAAAGGAGCACTCCTTCCTGGTGGCGATCACCAATGTCGATGGTTCTCCGGTCACGAACTCTAGGAGCAGTgtcaaatttaatttcatttgtgGTCAGAATGGCAGAACTAAACAAGTTCCCCTAAAGGACAGTTTGGCCCTGGGCACAGTAATGTTTCCGGATAATACCTGCAAGAGATGCGAGGTGACTGCCTCATTCGAGGGCTCAGCCAACATAACTCAATCCATATTCAAGCTGCAAAGCACACTTAGGATCGAGGTCAATGCCAGAGA GCACGACATAAAGAAACCCGTTGAGTTCGATGTGGTATCCACCGAGGTCCTGCCCTACTTCATGTTCACGATCGTCGCTCGTGGTAATATCATACTGAGTAAGTATGTTCAAGTCCCTACAGGAGTGAAAAGCCAGAGGATCTCCTTCACACCCAACTTCGATATGGTGCCCCAGGCCACGCTTTTTGTGAGCTACGTGGTGAACGGAGAAATGCGATCCGATGAGGAAACAATCGTTTTCCAGAAGGACTTCGCCAATTCG ATTGAAGTCGCTGCACCTGCAACTGCAGAACCTGGGGATGTGGTTAGCTTATCAGTTAAGACCGATCCGCATTCCTTCGTGGGACTTCTGGGAGTCGATCAGAGTGTTCAGCTCTTAAGATCTGGTAATGACCTCAATCATGAACACATCCTTGATAATCTGAGCAGTTTTTCATCAAACGAACTAATGACCCTTACCAATGCCAACATAAACACCGATGAAAGCTTGG GGGTAGGTAAAATTGGTTCTATGGATACGTGCAGTCCCACCGTTCTTTCTGTGGAAAAACCAGATCATTCTCCGAAAGCGG GCAAATTATCACCCCTTTCAAAGTCGACCAGTCCCATAGATGCACACCCACCAATTCGTCAGAAGTTCCCTGAAACCTGGCTATTTGAGAATATAGTCGA CGTTGGAGAAAATGGTGCTGTACTCCGCAAGAAGATACCCGATACCATCACCTCCTGGGTAATCACTGGCTTCTCCCTGAACCTCAACTCCGGGTTTGCCATGACCAAGAATCCCTCCGCAGTCCGTGTCTTCCGACCGTTCTTCATATCTACCAACCTGCCGTATTCCGTAAAATGGGGAGAGATTTTAGCCATTCCGGTGGTGGTTTTTAATTACCTGGATAGACAGGTGGAGGCTTCGGTTTGGATGGATAACTCAGACCAGGAGTACGATTTCTCTGAGGTCATAAGCGAAAAGGTGGCGAGGAATCTGCAACAGGGTCGGCGTTATAAGCGAATTACCATACCGGCTCAAAGTGGAGGAAGCATCTCGTTCATGATCCGCACCAAGAAGGTGGGACTGACCTCGCTGAAGATCACCGCCCAGTGTCCATGGGCTCAGGACTCCATCCACGAAAGACTGCGAGTGGAGGCCGACGGTGTGACCAAGTACGTGAACAAAGCCATTCTGGTGAAGGTTACTGATAGAAACCGTCGAAGTCTGGGGGAGCCGGAAAAGTACATCACGGTGGAGCGTCCCCCAAATGCTGTCCCAGGTTCCGAGCACTCGGTGATATCAGTGGGTGGTGACATGCAGGCGTCCACTTTAACGAACATTGAGGACCTAGTTCGCCTGCCCCATGGATGCGGCGAGCAAAATATGATCGACTTTGTGCCCAACATTCTGGTGCTCCGATATCTGGAAGGCACCAACCGCAGAGATCCTGCCATTGAGCAGAAGGCCAAGGGCTTCCTGGCCACTGGCTACCAGACCGAGCTGACCTACAAGCACAGTGATGGATCCTACAGCACTTGGGGACCAACACGATACTATTCCCGCAGTAGCACTTGGCTAACAGCCTATGTGATCCGCTCTTTCCTCATGGCCAAAAGATATACACATATAGACCCCAGTGTCTTGAGGGATGGACTAAGCTTCCTGGCATCAAAACAAAATGGAAATGGGAGGTTCCTGTTGAATGGCGTCTATTACAGTGCGATGAAGAATTCCCTGGCCTTTAGCTCCTATGTGCTGCTTACCTTCCTTGAAAACGAG GAGTACCTACGGGAATACCAGCGCGTGGTCGAAAAAGGAATTCGGTATGTGGCCAGCCATGTGGACGATTGCAATGATCAGTTCTCCTTGGCTGTTGCCGCCCTGGCTTTAGCCCAAGCCAAAAGTCCAAAGGCCGACCAGGTCTTGAGCCGACTGGACGGGATGGCCAGACGCAAGGATGACCTTAAGTGGTGGTCCAGCAATCCCGATACCATCGCTAACAGCGACGTGGAGCTCACCTCCTATGTGCTCCTCGCCATGTTGGAGAACGATTTCATAGAAGAGCCCATGCCCGTTGTGAAGTGGCTAAATGGCCAGAGGAACAGCCACGGAGGCTTCGGATCCACTCAGGATACGGTGGTGGGACTGCAGGCCCTGACCGAGTTTGCAGTGGAAGTTTACCAGCAACCGGGGGATATGGACATTGATTACAGTCTCACGAAGGACGGAGAAAGAAATAGCATCAAGGTCACCCCAGGGCAATGGACCCAAATGGTGTACCATGAGCTACCGCGGAAAACGAATAAGGTATATGTCTCGGGCCACGGCAGCGGAGTCTCCCTTGTCCAGCTTTCGTACCGCTACAATGTGGCCTCCGAGGAAGAGAAGCCCAGCTTTGAGGTGACCACCGCGGTTAAGGATGCTCCGAAGAACCGTCTCAAGCTGGAATTCTGCGCCGAGTACACCCCCATCGAGGCGGCTGATAGGGGAAAGCGCTCGAACATGGCCCTCATGGAGATCCAACTGCCCTCTGGCTTCGCTCTCACCGCCGAGGATCTGGACAAGATCCGCTCTTTTGCCGGCGTGAAGCTCGTCGAGGCCAAGAAGGAGGACTCCATGGTGGTGATCTACTTCGACAGCCTGAGTAAGGGTCATCCCAAGTGCGTGACCGTGACCGCAGCCCGCGCCCACGCCGTGGCCATGCAGAGACCCTCCTACGTCCTCGTCTACGACTACTACGTCAAGGAGCGCCGGGCCTCCCAGTTCTACCAGGTGGGCTCCTCCCTGTGCGACATCTGCGACGACTGCGACACCCAATGCTCAGGGACTCGATGA